Proteins encoded together in one Bos indicus isolate NIAB-ARS_2022 breed Sahiwal x Tharparkar chromosome 3, NIAB-ARS_B.indTharparkar_mat_pri_1.0, whole genome shotgun sequence window:
- the LAMTOR5 gene encoding ragulator complex protein LAMTOR5: protein MEATLEQHLEDTMKNPSIVGVLCTDSQGLNLGCRGTLSDEHAGVISVLAQQAAKLTSDPTDIPVVCLESDNGNIMIQKHDGITVAVHKMAS, encoded by the exons ATGGAGGCTACCTTAGAGCAGCACTTGGAGGACAC AATGAAGAATCCATCCATTGTTGGAGTCCTGTGCACAGATTCGCAAGGACTCAATCTAGGTT GCCGCGGAACCCTGTCAGATGAGCATGCTGGGGTGATATCTGTTCTAGCCCAGCAAGCAGCTAAGCTAACCTCGGACCCCACTGATATTCCTGTGGTGTGTTTAGAATCAGATAATGG GAACATTATGATCCAGAAACACGATGGCATCACAGTGGCAGTGCACAAAATGGCCTCTTGA